The Deltaproteobacteria bacterium genome includes a region encoding these proteins:
- a CDS encoding YggS family pyridoxal phosphate-dependent enzyme, with amino-acid sequence MMELHNVKEAVRQTVLRTGRDTNNVRLIAVSKGQSQDKIHEAFEAGQRDFGENYVQELMEKTQGLSSKIYWHFLGHLQKNKVNKVIGKIAWLHSLDSLELALAINKKSLQEVVENAGPASRTACVSPKRGPSHPARLSPAFSTTLLQPLKCLLEIKLSKETTKTGLTPSAAFELIPKLNDLSNIDLCGLMTIPPFDDDPEKSRPYFRELFNLLKEMNQRYLYKIKLTELSMGMSHDFKIAIEEGSTMVRIGSAIFGERKGK; translated from the coding sequence ATGATGGAATTACACAATGTTAAGGAAGCAGTGCGGCAAACGGTCCTTCGAACCGGAAGGGATACAAACAACGTTCGTCTTATTGCGGTCAGCAAGGGACAGTCTCAGGACAAAATCCATGAGGCTTTTGAGGCGGGGCAAAGAGATTTTGGCGAAAATTATGTGCAGGAATTGATGGAAAAGACTCAAGGCTTATCGTCGAAAATCTATTGGCATTTTCTTGGTCATCTTCAAAAAAACAAGGTCAACAAAGTGATCGGCAAAATCGCGTGGCTTCATTCCCTCGATTCTTTGGAACTGGCTTTGGCCATCAACAAAAAATCTCTACAGGAGGTGGTGGAAAATGCGGGTCCTGCCAGCCGCACGGCGTGCGTCTCCCCGAAAAGGGGGCCCTCGCACCCCGCACGGCTGTCACCCGCATTTTCCACCACACTTTTGCAACCTCTGAAATGTCTTCTGGAAATTAAATTATCGAAAGAGACAACCAAAACAGGACTCACCCCTTCCGCCGCTTTTGAGCTCATCCCCAAACTCAATGATCTTTCAAATATTGATCTCTGCGGTTTGATGACGATTCCCCCTTTCGATGACGATCCGGAAAAATCGCGTCCGTATTTCCGTGAACTTTTTAACCTTCTCAAAGAGATGAATCAGCGTTATCTTTATAAAATCAAATTGACAGAGCTCTCCATGGGAATGAGCCACGATTTTAAAATTGCTATCGAGGAAGGATCCACCATGGTACGCATCGGCTCCGCGATATTCGGAGAAAGAAAGGGAAAATAA
- a CDS encoding ABC transporter permease, protein MNYLVPFLEYLGGVAALAFRTVRNLFHYRLDFSALIYQIASIGSRSFSLVALVAVFTGMVMALQLAVGLGRFGLKLYVGQVIGLAIVRELGPVLTSLMLASRVGSGITAELGSMVVTEQVLAIEAMGADPVTKLVIPRVLACVISAPLLTVMADIIGVYGGMAVAVMEAGITSRFYMDQILKTVILEDFSEGIMKTVFFGFFIGVISCYQGLTTSGGTEGVGKATTQAVVYCAAVIFVSDFFLTKLFLLL, encoded by the coding sequence ATGAATTATCTGGTCCCTTTTCTGGAATATCTTGGCGGTGTTGCGGCTCTTGCTTTTCGCACTGTCAGGAATTTGTTTCATTATCGTCTCGATTTTTCAGCCCTTATTTATCAAATTGCCTCCATTGGAAGCAGGTCTTTTTCTTTGGTCGCCTTGGTCGCCGTTTTTACGGGGATGGTCATGGCTCTGCAATTGGCGGTGGGTCTTGGGCGCTTTGGCCTGAAATTATATGTGGGACAGGTGATTGGTCTGGCCATTGTTCGGGAACTGGGTCCTGTCTTGACTTCCCTGATGCTGGCGTCCCGTGTCGGGTCCGGCATTACGGCGGAATTGGGTTCCATGGTGGTGACGGAACAGGTTTTGGCGATTGAAGCAATGGGAGCGGATCCCGTCACCAAACTTGTCATTCCAAGAGTCCTTGCTTGCGTGATTTCAGCGCCTCTACTCACGGTGATGGCAGACATCATCGGAGTCTATGGGGGAATGGCGGTGGCTGTGATGGAAGCGGGAATCACGAGCCGGTTTTACATGGATCAAATTTTGAAGACGGTCATTCTTGAAGATTTTTCGGAAGGGATTATGAAAACCGTTTTTTTCGGTTTTTTTATCGGTGTGATTTCCTGTTATCAGGGTTTGACAACATCGGGAGGAACGGAAGGAGTAGGTAAGGCCACAACGCAGGCTGTTGTTTATTGCGCCGCCGTAATCTTTGTCTCCGATTTCTTTTTAACGAAACTTTTTTTGCTATTATGA
- a CDS encoding ABC transporter ATP-binding protein, with amino-acid sequence MKNANPIIRFKNISISFGNLNVLNGMDLTIYEGETITIIGGSGSGKSVALKLLLGVLKPDSGFVYFQGRDVTTMDEKELIQMRKQFGMLFQGGALFDSLSVKENIAYPLREHFDYTENELDRIVTKKLSLIGLPGVEQRMPADLSGGMKKRVGLARAIAADPKVILYDEPTTGLDPANTQRINRLIIQMQEKLKVTSIVVTHDMESAFTVSDRLALLKDGKICFVGTKEETKKSTDPTVRGFIEGKMTEKDHEEQMAGGL; translated from the coding sequence ATGAAAAATGCAAATCCGATTATTCGATTTAAAAATATCTCGATCTCCTTTGGCAATTTAAATGTGCTCAACGGGATGGATTTAACCATTTATGAAGGAGAAACAATCACCATCATTGGAGGTTCGGGCAGTGGAAAAAGTGTTGCCTTAAAATTGTTGTTGGGGGTTCTGAAACCCGACAGCGGTTTTGTTTATTTTCAGGGACGTGATGTTACAACCATGGATGAAAAAGAATTGATTCAGATGCGCAAACAATTTGGAATGCTTTTTCAGGGTGGTGCTCTGTTTGATTCTTTGTCGGTAAAAGAAAACATCGCCTATCCGCTTCGGGAACATTTTGATTATACTGAGAATGAGTTGGACCGGATTGTTACAAAAAAGCTGAGTTTGATTGGGTTGCCGGGTGTTGAACAAAGAATGCCTGCGGATTTGAGCGGTGGCATGAAAAAAAGAGTGGGATTGGCAAGGGCCATCGCGGCCGATCCCAAAGTGATTTTATATGATGAACCCACCACAGGTTTGGATCCGGCCAACACGCAGAGGATCAACCGGCTTATTATTCAAATGCAGGAAAAACTCAAAGTGACATCCATTGTGGTGACACACGATATGGAATCGGCCTTTACGGTGAGTGACCGGTTGGCTCTGTTAAAAGACGGTAAAATTTGTTTTGTGGGAACGAAGGAAGAAACAAAAAAATCTACCGATCCAACGGTGCGTGGATTTATCGAAGGAAAAATGACGGAGAAAGACCATGAAGAACAAATGGCGGGGGGATTATGA
- a CDS encoding MCE family protein encodes MNLKRTTLMSVGIFVAIGLALTMAAVFFIGQEKSLFEKRYTLHAIFKDVSGLRMGAVVQLAGLNVGYVDGVRFPSPERAAGGQLEVILKINKAYEDQIRKDSKVSIQTQGLLGDKYILISTGTPGVAAHKNGDTLITQEATGITVLADVGKKTMEEIQETMRKMREVMDKLPLQDVDQKRFREIMTNIDATTGDIRVIADKVKQGEGTLGAFLMDPSLYNDMRSLLGHANRSKLLKGLIRATISGQDKGTEKSVK; translated from the coding sequence ATGAATCTAAAAAGAACCACTTTGATGAGTGTCGGTATTTTTGTCGCGATAGGTTTGGCTCTGACGATGGCGGCTGTTTTTTTCATCGGACAAGAAAAAAGTCTCTTTGAAAAACGCTATACCCTGCATGCCATCTTTAAAGATGTCAGCGGTTTAAGAATGGGTGCGGTGGTGCAACTGGCCGGATTGAACGTCGGTTATGTGGATGGGGTGCGTTTTCCCTCGCCTGAAAGGGCCGCCGGTGGCCAGCTTGAAGTGATTTTGAAAATCAACAAAGCTTATGAAGATCAAATTCGTAAAGATTCAAAAGTAAGCATTCAGACACAAGGTTTGTTGGGGGATAAATATATTTTGATTTCAACAGGAACCCCGGGTGTTGCCGCTCACAAAAATGGCGATACCCTTATTACTCAAGAGGCCACAGGCATTACAGTCTTGGCCGATGTCGGGAAAAAAACAATGGAAGAAATTCAGGAGACGATGCGAAAAATGCGCGAGGTGATGGATAAACTGCCTCTGCAAGATGTGGATCAAAAACGTTTCCGGGAAATTATGACTAATATCGACGCCACTACAGGTGATATCCGCGTCATCGCGGACAAGGTTAAACAGGGAGAGGGAACTCTGGGTGCTTTCCTCATGGACCCTTCTCTGTACAACGATATGCGGTCCCTTTTGGGACATGCGAATCGGAGCAAATTATTAAAAGGGTTGATACGTGCCACGATTTCCGGACAGGACAAGGGCACCGAAAAATCGGTAAAGTAA
- a CDS encoding serine/threonine protein kinase: MPKLADIYASWPDAKSYQELAWEGSFNDYLEIVEKNPKIARSAFQRMYDMIMTYGFEEYTEYKKKIVHYKFFEDPVDKGKDALFGIDLPLMKLVNVLQAAARRYGPEKRIILLHGPVGGAKSTIVRLLKKGIEAYSRVPDGALYSFSWMKKGLNDTRNIFGSQDVIRCPMHEEPLNIIPKELRPQMLSAINAKLPEEEKIVISNELCPACRFIYRELLSLYKGDWKKVLEHVQVRRVVLSEKDRIGIGTFQPKDEKNQDSTELTGDINYRKIAEYGSDSDPRAFNFDGEFNIANRGVIEFIEVLKLDVAFLYDLLGASQEHVVKPKKFAHTYIDEVIIGHSVAADTPVPYLERGKFHFEPIQNMVDKNSADIKVLAVDIKTHKPCWTDIKSVFRHKFTGEMMRSVQKWGVIDTTPNHSIYDADYKTFYPIEMREMLALRDAELPFVQEKITLEVPGTEERNGYLYMSKLHKNDSSSQEIGFKKDYNIIEKEDLFSLLKVFAWYITEGHTRNSRRVDRDLSYTNGIVLSQKDPKILEDLSLAFSRIYTGSVKFQEMDVEKHGAHRLNVSSTLAYQLFSHYCGEHSENKKIPEFIVALPEEFREFFLKELICGDGSRYMHENIAAVATEDYKDNAFSYTTTSKILATQIGFLMSTLGKDFSVRFWDRTDEGKKEVYYIRYVNPERRQHRCKAELYSRPVIDEWVYDIECVEHHNFVAGLGNVVCHNTNEAEYRKLQNNEYMEALRDRTVKIDIPYITKLREEIKVYKKDYSVDKVKAKHMAPHTIEMAAMWAILTRLEDPKKANLTSMQKLKLYDGKTLPGFTEDNVKELRKEVVREGLDGISPRYIQDKISNSLVADVGGNCVNPFMVLNELEGGLKHHPHMRSEEQRKKYKEMLSLVKEEYDDIVKNEVQRAISADEDAISRLCGNYIDHVKAYTQREKVRNRYTGKDEEPDERLMRSIEEKIDIPESRKDDFRREIMNYIGALSLEGKRFDYRTNERLHKALELKLFEDQKDTIKLTSLVSNVVDKDTQEKIDVVKSRLIKNYGYCETCATDVLHYVASIFARGDIKERKNLG, translated from the coding sequence ATGCCAAAATTAGCCGATATTTACGCTTCTTGGCCCGACGCCAAATCGTACCAAGAGCTTGCATGGGAAGGGTCTTTTAACGACTACCTTGAAATTGTTGAGAAAAACCCGAAAATCGCGCGCAGTGCCTTTCAGCGGATGTACGACATGATCATGACCTACGGGTTTGAAGAGTACACCGAGTACAAAAAGAAAATCGTTCATTACAAATTTTTTGAAGATCCCGTTGATAAGGGAAAAGATGCTCTTTTTGGGATTGACCTTCCTCTGATGAAACTCGTGAATGTCTTGCAGGCCGCCGCACGGCGTTATGGTCCGGAAAAACGCATTATTTTGCTTCATGGACCCGTGGGAGGTGCCAAATCAACCATCGTTCGTCTTTTGAAAAAGGGGATTGAGGCCTATTCGCGCGTTCCAGACGGAGCCCTCTATTCATTTTCATGGATGAAAAAAGGTTTGAACGACACCCGCAATATTTTCGGTTCTCAGGATGTTATTCGTTGTCCCATGCACGAAGAGCCTCTCAATATTATTCCCAAAGAGTTGCGTCCTCAAATGTTGTCAGCGATCAACGCCAAACTTCCCGAAGAAGAAAAAATTGTTATCAGCAATGAATTGTGCCCCGCTTGCCGTTTCATTTATCGTGAATTGCTCAGTTTGTACAAAGGAGATTGGAAAAAAGTTTTGGAACATGTGCAGGTGAGACGAGTTGTGCTTTCCGAAAAAGATCGTATCGGGATCGGCACCTTCCAACCGAAGGACGAAAAAAATCAGGACTCCACAGAACTGACCGGTGATATCAATTATCGAAAAATCGCCGAATACGGTTCCGACTCTGATCCGCGTGCGTTTAATTTCGATGGGGAATTCAATATCGCCAATCGCGGAGTCATCGAATTCATTGAAGTGCTCAAACTGGATGTCGCCTTTTTGTATGATCTGCTGGGCGCTTCTCAGGAACATGTGGTGAAACCGAAAAAATTCGCCCACACCTATATTGATGAAGTGATCATCGGGCATAGTGTTGCCGCCGACACTCCCGTTCCCTATCTGGAAAGAGGGAAATTTCATTTTGAGCCGATCCAAAATATGGTTGATAAAAATTCCGCAGACATAAAAGTTCTGGCTGTGGATATAAAAACACACAAGCCTTGCTGGACTGATATCAAATCCGTTTTTCGCCACAAGTTTACGGGAGAAATGATGCGTTCCGTCCAAAAATGGGGTGTGATTGACACGACCCCAAATCATTCCATTTATGATGCGGATTATAAGACTTTTTATCCCATTGAGATGCGTGAAATGCTGGCTCTGCGCGACGCAGAACTTCCCTTCGTTCAGGAAAAAATAACTCTTGAAGTGCCCGGTACGGAAGAGCGTAACGGATATCTTTACATGTCCAAACTTCACAAAAATGATTCTTCCTCGCAGGAAATCGGGTTTAAAAAAGATTACAATATCATCGAAAAAGAAGATTTGTTTTCACTGCTCAAGGTGTTTGCGTGGTATATCACCGAGGGACATACCCGAAATAGCCGGCGCGTCGACCGCGATTTGAGCTATACCAATGGCATTGTTTTGAGCCAGAAAGACCCGAAAATTCTGGAAGATTTGTCCCTAGCTTTTTCCCGAATCTATACCGGCTCAGTCAAATTTCAGGAAATGGATGTTGAAAAACACGGAGCGCACCGTCTCAATGTTTCTTCAACTTTGGCTTACCAGCTGTTTTCGCATTATTGTGGGGAACATTCAGAAAACAAAAAAATTCCGGAATTTATTGTTGCCCTGCCTGAAGAGTTTCGCGAATTTTTTTTGAAGGAACTGATTTGCGGTGATGGGAGCCGCTATATGCACGAGAATATCGCCGCGGTGGCCACGGAAGATTACAAGGACAATGCTTTTTCCTATACAACAACCTCCAAAATTCTGGCCACGCAAATCGGTTTTCTCATGTCCACTTTGGGAAAGGATTTCAGCGTCAGATTCTGGGATAGAACCGATGAGGGTAAAAAGGAAGTTTATTACATCCGCTATGTGAATCCGGAAAGACGCCAGCATCGTTGCAAAGCGGAATTGTACAGCCGCCCTGTCATCGACGAATGGGTTTATGATATCGAGTGCGTGGAACATCACAATTTTGTTGCGGGATTGGGAAATGTGGTTTGTCACAATACCAACGAAGCGGAATATCGCAAACTCCAGAACAATGAATATATGGAAGCTTTGCGGGATCGTACGGTCAAGATTGATATTCCCTACATCACCAAACTGCGCGAAGAGATCAAAGTTTATAAGAAAGATTATAGTGTCGATAAGGTGAAGGCAAAACATATGGCCCCTCACACGATCGAAATGGCCGCGATGTGGGCCATCCTCACCCGTTTGGAAGATCCCAAGAAAGCAAATCTTACCTCGATGCAAAAATTAAAGCTCTACGATGGCAAAACACTTCCGGGATTTACGGAAGACAATGTGAAGGAACTTCGCAAGGAAGTTGTTCGCGAAGGACTCGATGGAATCAGTCCACGCTACATTCAGGATAAAATTTCAAACTCGCTCGTGGCGGATGTTGGCGGTAATTGTGTCAACCCTTTCATGGTGCTGAATGAATTGGAAGGGGGACTGAAACATCACCCGCATATGCGCAGTGAAGAACAACGCAAAAAATACAAGGAAATGCTCTCCCTTGTGAAAGAGGAGTACGATGACATTGTGAAAAATGAAGTTCAGCGCGCCATTTCTGCGGACGAAGACGCCATCTCCCGCTTGTGCGGCAATTACATCGATCACGTCAAAGCTTATACCCAACGGGAAAAGGTTCGTAATCGCTACACCGGCAAGGATGAGGAACCGGATGAACGTTTAATGCGGTCGATCGAGGAAAAAATTGATATTCCGGAATCCCGCAAAGATGATTTCCGGCGCGAAATTATGAACTACATTGGCGCGCTCTCTCTGGAAGGAAAGCGTTTCGATTACCGCACCAATGAACGTCTCCATAAAGCGCTGGAGTTGAAATTGTTTGAAGATCAAAAAGACACGATCAAATTGACAAGCCTTGTTTCGAACGTCGTCGATAAAGATACTCAGGAAAAAATCGATGTCGTGAAATCGCGACTTATCAAGAATTATGGATATTGTGAAACCTGCGCAACAGATGTTTTGCATTATGTTGCCTCCATTTTTGCAAGGGGGGACATCAAAGAGCGCAAAAATTTAGGCTAA
- a CDS encoding DUF444 family protein, with protein MVLKIEQDLSRFRNILRGQIKKELRKFISHGEMIGKKGKDLVSIPLPQIEIPKFVYGPKQQGGVGQGEGENGQPVDGEEGEGVSKAGNLPGEHLMEVEISLGELAEILGEELELPRIEPKGDRDIVTEHTKYSGISPSGPESLRHFKRTYKKALRRHILSGTYDPKNPKIIPIREDRVYRSWKIVPKPQSRALVFFILDVSGSMGNEQKEIVRIETFWIDTWLRSQYQNLDARYIIHDAVAREVDRETFFHTRESGGTIISSAYKLCLKILEEQYVANEWNIYPFHFSDGDNWSGNDTEECLKLLEEKFFPLCNVFCYGQVESEYGSGQFLKDLQGRFSANEKMIISKIPNKEAIVPSIKDFLGKGK; from the coding sequence ATGGTTCTCAAAATAGAACAGGATCTTTCCCGCTTTCGTAATATCCTTCGGGGGCAAATCAAGAAGGAACTGCGCAAGTTTATTTCACATGGTGAGATGATTGGAAAAAAGGGAAAAGACCTTGTCAGTATTCCTCTGCCGCAAATTGAAATTCCAAAATTTGTTTACGGTCCCAAACAGCAGGGTGGTGTGGGTCAGGGGGAAGGTGAGAATGGTCAACCCGTGGATGGGGAAGAGGGTGAAGGAGTTTCCAAAGCCGGAAATCTTCCCGGGGAACATCTTATGGAAGTGGAGATCAGTCTCGGGGAACTGGCTGAAATTTTGGGTGAAGAACTGGAGTTGCCCCGCATTGAACCCAAAGGGGATCGCGACATTGTCACAGAACACACGAAATATTCCGGAATTTCTCCGAGCGGTCCCGAATCACTGCGTCATTTTAAAAGAACCTACAAGAAAGCGTTGAGACGTCATATTTTATCCGGAACTTATGATCCAAAAAATCCAAAAATCATTCCGATTCGCGAGGACAGAGTTTATCGTTCATGGAAAATAGTTCCAAAACCGCAGAGTCGGGCGCTTGTTTTTTTCATATTAGATGTGTCCGGAAGTATGGGTAACGAACAAAAAGAAATTGTCCGCATCGAAACTTTCTGGATTGATACGTGGCTTCGTTCTCAATATCAAAATCTGGATGCCCGCTACATCATTCACGATGCGGTCGCCAGAGAAGTGGATCGGGAGACTTTTTTTCATACGCGCGAGTCGGGAGGGACGATCATCTCTTCAGCTTACAAACTTTGTCTTAAAATTCTGGAAGAACAATACGTTGCAAATGAATGGAATATCTATCCGTTTCATTTTTCGGATGGAGACAACTGGTCAGGCAATGATACCGAAGAATGTCTCAAACTTCTTGAGGAGAAATTTTTTCCTCTCTGCAATGTTTTTTGTTACGGGCAGGTGGAAAGTGAATATGGAAGCGGGCAATTTTTGAAGGATTTGCAGGGGCGGTTTTCAGCCAATGAAAAAATGATCATCTCAAAAATCCCGAACAAGGAAGCGATTGTTCCATCCATCAAAGATTTTTTAGGAAAGGGAAAATGA